A region of the Halodesulfovibrio sp. MK-HDV genome:
TATCACGTAAAAAAGATATAATGGATGTAAGCCCCCTCAATTAGGTTAGTATGTACTTTGTTTCGTCCCTATGGTGCGAAACGTTGGGAGAGTAACACAACATACGAATCAGGAGATATTTCATGAAATTGGTACGAATTTTTCTGTTAACCGCTATGGTTATGACAATTGCAGCATCAGCATTTGCAATGAAGCAAGATATGATGATGAAGCACCCAATGATGAAAGATGGCATGATCATGATGAAGATGGCTCCTAATGGCTCAATGATGCCTATGATGATGAAAGACGGTGCAATGACACCTATGATGATGAAAGACGGCACGATGAAAGACATGAAAATGCCTATGATGATGTGCAAAGGCCACATGATGAAGATGCCTATGATGGCAAAAGACGGTATGATGATGCCGATGATGAAAGATATGAAAGACAAATCCATGATGATGAAAGACATGAACATGGAATGCATGATGATGCCAGTTATGATGGAAAACGGCATGATGATGATGGTTCCAATGATGATGAAAGATAATATGATGATGCCTATGATGATGAAAGACGGCATGATGATGCCTATGGAAAAACCAATGATGATGAACGGCGGGAAAATGAAATAGCCCTCCAGTTAGTCATCTTTTTTTATGTGAAGCACCCCGCACTCGCGGGGTGCTTTTTTTTGTCTGCACTACGGATGGAGCAGTGTACGGTGGAGAGAGGTAGGATGGAGCAATGTGCGGTGAAGAGAGGTCTCGCTATGAAGAAGTCTGAGTGAAGGCCGTGAGACGGATCTAGTTTGTAAATGCTCAGTAATTAAAATGAGTGTAATGTAACGATAATAGTATCGATAACTAGTAGCTTTACAACATGCAAAGTAATACTTATTTGAAAAAGACAGAGTTACTGGCTTGGATGTATTGAAATGATCTATGTTTGATGCAGAAATGATGTAAAAAAGAGTTAAATGCTGTAAAAATGAAACGTTTACATAGGGCAAAAAACGTCGTGTAACCGTTTTAACAAGCTTGAATAACGTATCATTTGCTTTGACAAAAAATAACTTGAGCAGAGCATCTGTCGCGGTAGTATGAAAAATAGAGGGTTTACCTAATTCGCTGTTGAGCAGAAGTAACTTGTGAATTGCTTCTGAAACATATTTTATGGGGCGTTTCTACCACCGCCAATCCGGTAGGAACTAAATACTAGGAGATGAGTGTGCAACGTTCAGAATCTATAGAAAAAATTGAAAGTCAGGATGTGTGGGATGTTCTTATCATCGGCGGTGGTGCAACTGGTCTTGGCACCGGTGTAGACGCAGCCTCCAGAGGATATTCAACTGTTTTGCTTGAATCTGCGGATTTTTGTCAGGCTACTTCCAGCCGCAGCACAAAACTTGTGCACGGCGGCGTACGGTATTTGCAACAGATGAACTTCTCATTAGTATATGATGCATTGCATGAACGCGGACGCATGCGCCGCAACGCACCGCATCTTGTGGACGATCAATCTTTTATCGTTCCGACATACAGCTGGTGGGAAACATTCTATTATGGAATCGGTCTGGTGATGTACGACCTTCTTTCAGGTCCGTTCAGTTTTGGTCGTTCCTACCCGATGGTTCGCAACAGTGCTTTCTACCATGTGCCGGGGTTAAACCCTGTGGGCGTAAAAGCTGGTGTCCGTTATCATGATGGACAGTTTGATGATGCCCGCTACGCAATGACTCTTGCGTTAAGTATGGAAGAGTTAGGTGGATCTCCTGTAAACCACATGCAAGTTCGTTCTCTTATTAAAGAGGATGGAAAAGTTCGTGGTGTTGTGGCTGTTGATTTGCTGACAGGTAAAGAGCATGAGATTTATGCACGATCAGTTGTTAACGCTACAGGCATTTTTACTGACGATATTCGACAGATGGATAATCCGTCTGCAAAGGCGATCCTTCAGCCTAGCCAAGGTATTCATCTTATGCTCGATAGAGCATTCTGCCCAGGCGATGCAGGTATTTTGATTCCTAAAACAGACGATGGTCGCGTTGTCTTTGTTCTTCCGTGGCATGACAAATTAATTATCGGAACAACGGATACAGAAGTTTCCGGCCCACAGATGGAGCCGAAAGCAACGAATGATGAAGTGGACTTCTTGCTTGAGCACGTGGGCCGTTTCCTTGCCCGTAAACCGCAGCGCAAAGATGTGCGTAGTGTGTTCAATGGTATCCGTCCTCTCATTAAAGCAGACGGCGCTGACGGAACGTCTGCATTGTCACGTGACCATTATCTTACCGTGTCTGATTCCGGTCTGGTGACCATTGCCGGTGGTAAATGGACTACCTACCGTAAAATGGCAGAAGATGTTGTGAACACATGCGCGAAAACTGCACATCTTCCAGAAGTGAAATGTCGTACCAGCAACATGCCGCTCCATGGTTGGACTCGTGACTTCGAAAAAGACGATCCGTTTCGTGCATACGGTAGTGACGTTCAATATTTGTATGAAATGATGGATGAAGACGAAACGCTTGTAGAATTGCTGCATCCTCGTCTTCCGTATCGTAAAGTTGAAGTTGTGTGGGCTGTGCGTTCTGAAATGGCACAAACCCTGTACGGGGTACTTGCATTGCGTACCCGTGCACTTCTTTTGGATGCCGCAGCAACCGTAGAGGCAGCTCCTGAAGTGGCACGCCTGATGGCTGTTGAACTTGGCCTTTCCGGAGAAGAGGCAACAACGTGGATTGATGCACAGCTTGCAGAATTCACTGAGGTTGCATCGCAATACATAGCTGGTAACTGCTGCGAATTGTAAGAATAAACACCACTCTAATAAAAACCCCCGTTTCCAATAGGAAACGGGGTTTTTTTAGTTCCGCAACCAACGAGTCACCGGTTGATTACGGAATACAGGAGTCACTACTGGGGGGGGCATGTCTAAACAACTAGATGTGCTTATTTTACGAGACTTGGCAGAATCGTCGCAAGCTAAGCACGGCAATAATGCTTAGTTATTAATTATGTTACTAGGTAGTAGTGTGTCTCTATTCAATTTGTTCTTATATACCCAAGCTGCGTTCTGGTAGTAGGAGATGGCTCGTTTCACGAGGCTGTCATCTTTTGTACCTTTTACAGTCTTAATAGCTGTTTCATTTTCAATGGTCTGAATCTCAATACTTTTCTTAGGTCCAAGAACCGCCATCCGTTTCCCGTCAAATAATCCAAGATACTGATAGTTACCGATAAAGGCTCTGCCTTCTTCTGGCTTCATCTGAGCAATATCTCTGCCGTAAAAGAACGACGAGTATGACCAGTTGAGCAAACCAAGAATTGTAGGGGCAACATCAATCTGACTCGATAGTGTGTCCACCAACTTCGGCTGTACAATTTTTGGTGCATACACCCACATTGGGATTCTATAGCGGCGGACAGGCAAGTTCTCACGTCCTGCGCTGCTTGCCTGATGGTCTGCAACAAACACGAAGATGGTGTTATCAAACCACGGCTTTTGTTTTGCTTTTTTAAGGAAGTCTCCAACTGCCCAGTCTGTGTATTGAATTGCACCGGTTCGACCGTCGCCAGAAGGAATAGCAACGCGGTTGTCAGGGTAGGTGTACGGACGATGGTTTGATGTTGTCATGACGTGGAGGAAGAATGGAGTCTTTGCGTTGAGAGCATCATTTGCTGTTTTGAGCACCTGATTGAACAGGTATTCATCCGCCATGCCCCACGCATTTTCAAATCCAATGGCTTCATCCGGTACTGACGATTGGTCAACAACTGTGTAGCCGTTGCCGCTGAAGAATTCATTCATGTTATCAAAATAGCCACGACCACCGTAAAGATAGTAACTGTCGTAGCCTTTTGATTCGAAGATTCGTCCTAAAGAAAGGTAGCCTTTTTCGTTACCGATTCTTTTAACAATAGAACGTCCGGGGGTAGGAGGAATTGAGAGCGTCAATGCTTCAAGCCCACGAGTTGTACGTGTGCCGGTTGCAAATAGCTGTGTATAGAATTGTCCCTCTGCGGCAAGAGCATTCAAATTTGGTGCAACTTCGTCTTTTGCACCGTAACGGGAGAGATACTTGGGCGTAAAACTTTCCAAGGTGACAAGAATTACATTGTACTTTTTTTCTTCGCCGAAACGCTGAATGGACCTAAATAGACTATGTTCGTTCTTGGACAAAAATTTGTCCGTAGTGTCTGCAAGGTCGGTGCGGACTGTACGGCTTGAGATGTCTTCGTCCAGAGAAGGATAGAACTGGTAGTAGTCGAGTTCATTGTTCTTGAAGGCTGATACGAACTGGTAGGGACCGTTCGCAGCAAGTTCTTTCTGATATGTGTTGTCTGAAAAATCTCGCATTTCGCTGGTAAGGAAGAGGCCACCAATTGCTGCAACAAGCAAGATACCTGCGTAAGGAATAAGGTTGGAGACAAAAGAGTTTCTTGCAGCAAGGATGCCTGTAAGTGATGATCGAAGGAAATAGGTTATTGCACCAGAAATGGCTGCGATAACAGGTAGGATAATAAATAGAGGGTATGACTCTATGATGTTGTCGATTACTTCTCTGCGGTAAATGAGATAGTCTACAGAGATAAAGTTGAAGCGAACATTGAACTCTTCCCAGAAGAAAAACTCTGATGTTGCTCCAAAAATTAGAATAAAAATTGTCAGAAAGAACGCGCCGTACAGGAACATCTTGTTTGGCTTGGAGTGCCATATGAAATTGGGAGTAAACGTGATGTACAGGCAGGGAAGAATAGTCGCGAATGCGAAAAAGCAAAGGTCGTAAAGAAAGCCGACGGAAAAAATTTGTAAGAATTCGACGAATGATGGTGATGCATCATTCCATGAAAAGAGTAGAAGTCCCAAACGCACGAGCGTCCATAGGGTGATAGCTATAATAAAGGTCAACAGAACCGCACGGAATCTGTGTGTGCCTTTGATGTTTTGTGTGTCCATCTATGTTTCCTCATAAAAACATTTTTTAATGCCATACGTACATTTGTGCATGTGGTGCTGACATATGAAATTTGTTTAGCAGGAAACGTGTCAATTTTTGGTTAACGATTAGATTGAAACTTGTAGGTAATAAGTTTGATGAACACCATCGTTGAGCATTGGGTGATAGAATACGTTCAAAATTCGTTAAAAATTTAAAAAAAGCATAAAAAAAGAGTTAGCTATGTAAGTAGCTAACTCTTTTTTTGAAGACTATTTAGTATCGTGTAATTATCTATGCAGCTTCGGAAACCGTGGCTGTTTGCAGCTCGTGGTATTTGTCGATCGCAACAAAGTAGTCTGGATCTTCGAGTACGTTTACAACACAGATTTTTTCAGCTTTTTCAATCAAGCGTACACAGTCTTTGCTTAAGTGCCAGAAGTATACTGTCTTACCTGCACGCTGGTACTGGGCAGCAAGCTTGTTGATAATTTCAATAGCGGACTGATCCATAATACGGGATTCTTCGAAATCGATAACAACTTCCTGTGGATCGTTTTTCACATCAAACTTGCTCATGAAGAGTGAGGTGGAACCAAAGAAAAGTGGTCCGTAGATCTGGTAGTGTTTGATACCGTGCTCATCGACAAATTTTCTTGCGCGAATACGAAGTGCGTTTTCCCATGCAAAGATAAGAGCGGAGATAACAACACCGCAGAGTACTGCGATTGCGAGATCATATTTTACGGTGAGGAAAGTCACTGTAATGATAACGACAACGTCCCATTTAGGAACTTTGTTCATAATCTTGAATGTGCTCCACGCAAAGGTCTTGATTACAACAATAAACATAACCC
Encoded here:
- a CDS encoding glycerol-3-phosphate dehydrogenase/oxidase, with translation MSVQRSESIEKIESQDVWDVLIIGGGATGLGTGVDAASRGYSTVLLESADFCQATSSRSTKLVHGGVRYLQQMNFSLVYDALHERGRMRRNAPHLVDDQSFIVPTYSWWETFYYGIGLVMYDLLSGPFSFGRSYPMVRNSAFYHVPGLNPVGVKAGVRYHDGQFDDARYAMTLALSMEELGGSPVNHMQVRSLIKEDGKVRGVVAVDLLTGKEHEIYARSVVNATGIFTDDIRQMDNPSAKAILQPSQGIHLMLDRAFCPGDAGILIPKTDDGRVVFVLPWHDKLIIGTTDTEVSGPQMEPKATNDEVDFLLEHVGRFLARKPQRKDVRSVFNGIRPLIKADGADGTSALSRDHYLTVSDSGLVTIAGGKWTTYRKMAEDVVNTCAKTAHLPEVKCRTSNMPLHGWTRDFEKDDPFRAYGSDVQYLYEMMDEDETLVELLHPRLPYRKVEVVWAVRSEMAQTLYGVLALRTRALLLDAAATVEAAPEVARLMAVELGLSGEEATTWIDAQLAEFTEVASQYIAGNCCEL
- a CDS encoding LTA synthase family protein, producing the protein MDTQNIKGTHRFRAVLLTFIIAITLWTLVRLGLLLFSWNDASPSFVEFLQIFSVGFLYDLCFFAFATILPCLYITFTPNFIWHSKPNKMFLYGAFFLTIFILIFGATSEFFFWEEFNVRFNFISVDYLIYRREVIDNIIESYPLFIILPVIAAISGAITYFLRSSLTGILAARNSFVSNLIPYAGILLVAAIGGLFLTSEMRDFSDNTYQKELAANGPYQFVSAFKNNELDYYQFYPSLDEDISSRTVRTDLADTTDKFLSKNEHSLFRSIQRFGEEKKYNVILVTLESFTPKYLSRYGAKDEVAPNLNALAAEGQFYTQLFATGTRTTRGLEALTLSIPPTPGRSIVKRIGNEKGYLSLGRIFESKGYDSYYLYGGRGYFDNMNEFFSGNGYTVVDQSSVPDEAIGFENAWGMADEYLFNQVLKTANDALNAKTPFFLHVMTTSNHRPYTYPDNRVAIPSGDGRTGAIQYTDWAVGDFLKKAKQKPWFDNTIFVFVADHQASSAGRENLPVRRYRIPMWVYAPKIVQPKLVDTLSSQIDVAPTILGLLNWSYSSFFYGRDIAQMKPEEGRAFIGNYQYLGLFDGKRMAVLGPKKSIEIQTIENETAIKTVKGTKDDSLVKRAISYYQNAAWVYKNKLNRDTLLPSNIINN